The nucleotide window GGGCGCAACAGACAGAGATTGAAATTttggacgatgacgatatctcTCAGATTTCAAGCTCAGCCTCTGATTCGGAAAGCCATCGGCAAGACCAGACTGAAAACCCATACCCTCTGGAACAGGTCGGTAAAGCCGGCATGCCGTTACCGCCTTTCAAAAAGCACATGATTAGACAAAGAATTATGACTAACGGCGTCGTCCATGATCTTGCCCCTGAATCGCAATTGCCAGGCTGCGTCATGAGTTCCGAAGAGGTCGGTGTCGTTAAGGGAACCCCGGTCAGACGATGGCTCGACGCCAAAGCCCAATTCGACAAGAAATTCTCAAGTGCCAAAGCCAAGGTGCACAAGGGTATCATCAAAGATCTTGCGGATGGTTACATAGATtttggcgacggcgagaaaCCACCACCTACCGCCTTGGCGGGACGAAGGAAAGCATCGGACGAGTTGATTGACAGAAAAAAAACGAAGAGCTTTGGGCTGGCTCTATGGTCACTTTGGGGCTCAAAGCATGATGAGACGACAATggaaagggagaggaaggcAGATTCGGACGCAAAAACATCGGCGTCTCAGGTTTCGCCGAGAGGTGGCGAGGGGGCCAGACCATTCCAGGATGTTGGGGACCAGCAACCGCCATCGGTTGGATCGCCCGGCAGCAAGAGGCGGATCGTCATGGACGAGAACCAGGTATCGCAAACATCTGACTCCCAGGTTGAAATCTCTCAGGCCACAGAAGTAGAAGATACTCCCGTTGCCTCTCTGATCGAGATGAGGAAGGAACAGGAGAAGCAAaacgaggaggccgccagTGCCGCCGGCCGCTTGAGTCCTGACTTCGTGCCTGGGACTGGCGTCGCCGGCAAGCGGCCATTCCTCGATGGTATCGCCTTGCCCTTCAGCCTGGGCAAAAAAGACGCGGAGACAGCGAGCATGGTAACTCTCATGTCCGGGGGCGACAGTCGGCCTATCAGTCCCATGCCGCCAATGAGCCGGGCAGACACTTCGGACTTCAACGAGGCATCTGCTTCCGAGGCCACTACgcaggtcgccgaggccgaacaCACCCGGCCCACGCTCGACAACTTTGTCACAGCGGCAGAGGATTTCCCTCTATcgaagggcaagggcaaagAAGTTGCCAACGGAAACATTGAGCAGACTGCGTAGTTGTGTACAAAGACAGCCAATACCCCCCAATACCCCAGGTTCGTGATCGCAGTGTATTTTGATCGATGTTCTTTTCTTCGGTTTGGCTTTTTGAGAACCATATACTTTTGAATGCTTCCCGTTTCATGTGAATGTTTTACATATTGTTACAGTGTCGAGGGTATATACAGCTCTTGTAAACTCTTTCCGGGGCTCGCATTTACCCCCCGATCATGTTTTATTCAATTCCAATTGATGCTTGTCGCTGAGAGGCGATCTTCTTCGCTCTCTTCCTGTACCGTTTCCTCCGTCGCCAGATCCCTCTTAGTCGAGACCGTTCTGCTGCTTCCAGGTGTCGAGGTAGAGCTGGGGGCTGCGGGGACCCTCTTTCGTTGGGTAAGTGCCCTTCATGGGGCGGACGGCGTCGGAGACGAAGGGCGTGAGCTGAAGTGTTCGAGATGTGTCAGCAATCGAGTTTTCGCATCTGTTCGCGAAGCCCAAGGTACACGGGAGGGGCCCTCCCAAAATGACCAACCTTGGTGTCCTTCAAGCCCTCGGGCACGACGTACGTCCGCACCTTGTGCCACTCGATGACGTATCCACCGAACTTTGTGTGCCGACCCATGGCTCCCGTGCGGTTTCCCTTGTAGAAGCCCTTGTTGACATCCTTCGTCGTCAGGCGCAGATGCTTGTACTTAAGCACCTGGAGGATGGGAGAGGGTCTCATCGTGGGCGGGTTTTTGTCGGGGACGAGACCCGGCGATTCGATTGTGATGATCTGAGTCGACGAGGTATGTTTCGGTCAGCTGACCAGTCGTCGCTGGGGGAAGGGCGGCAAGTCTGTGGGTTCGTACGgattcgtcgtcgtcgtcgtcgtcgtcgtcgtcgcctttCTCGTAGGCTTGGGAGACTCTTGATGGCTCGATTGGATGGCCAGTCCCCGGAAATTTTGGCAATTGCGCCGGATTAAAAGTTGGTCCTTTGCCGACGCCCATCCCAGCACAACCGGAAGGGACGTGCACGGCCGGAGCCACGGACCCGGCGACCCATATCTAGGTCTCAGCGCCGTGGCGTACTGGATCCGAGAGTCCGGAATGCATGTAAAGGGTTGAAAAAGGTGACATCAGAGTGAAACAGCCCTCATTCGACGAAGTCGACGCCAGTTTGCTTCGAACCGACAATTGCAGACCACTGCATGACACTTACAGCTTTCTCAagttaaaaaaaaaaaggacccaagaagcgcaagcaTGTGGTATCACTACCTGAGTAAAGAATGTATGACTTGGAGCATTTTATGCGCATCACTCTCAATAAGTGTGTTGGTAACTTTGATTCAATCGACTGGTCTTGATATTCAGTTCGGAGTGTTCATGCCGCACCGCGCCGAGCTCCCGGTTGCCCGTCCACTGATTAGCTTCTTGTGATCCTTTCACAGTATCTGGCAGGCAACTGTCAGAGGCGGCAAGCAGGACCCCGCGAACGACTTCACAACTGCGTCCGTCGCCGAACGCAGTGGCCCGCGTCTACCTAGGTCCCGTAGTTCCGCAGGATAAATCAATCACCTGTATTGGGTGTGTTCTGTACTGTGTTTCATTATCAAAGCCAAATACTACTTATGCTGCATGAGTTTCTCATTTCTACAACATGTTAATCAGATAACTGTTCATTGAAGGAGACCATCTCTAACGTTGCTGCATTCAGAGACAACAGCAATCTTCTCTAAATGTATGTTATACATCCTGATTACAATCTAAGTAATTCTGTCATAACCTCGGGATAGGATACTAGTTGGGACATATTTTTTGCTTCCTTTGTTTTCTATTGGTTTTTTCCTATAACCAAGAATCCGCGCTAGGTTTGTGAGCGAACGACCGGGTGAGAACCAACATGGCGGCATCTCCCAACAGAGCAAAACCAACCCAAAGCACAAGACAGAGACCGTCAGAATCAACTTCAACACTTAACGGCAAAATGCCATAAATTGACGGGCATGGACGTACTCAGCATATTGCAATGCAGAGTCACGCCGAATCTCCGGAACCTCCCAAGAGCCAATTACCCTGCATGTCCCCTCTCGTCTCACCATCCGTTCCCCTTCTCAGTGCCTCCGATCTGCTCTCATGAGCCAGCCCCAATATCCATGAGTACCCCACCAAGCCAAGACTGGGGCTGTAGGGCAGGAAGACGCGTAGCTAAGCGTTTGAATACAGGGTGGGAATACGACATGCCAAAACTGCTTGGCGGTGCCGTCTTATTCTGCCGCAGTCGCCAAGTCTGTCGCTTACCTCCTTGGCGACCACGGACGACAGAGTTTAGGCAAAGTCGCGACGCGAATAGCACACGCCAAGCGCCGCATGCCACGAAGAAAGCAACTACACCGCCCGCTTCCTGTCATTTgacgacatcgccatcgtGGTTGCAGAGGTATAAGCACTTCAGACAACTTTGAGGCTCTGGGCACGAACAACGACCCCTTGCGGACTGCTTTGCTGCTTTGCAGGCCTAACAATCACGCATTTTGACGGCGTTCTACCCACGTTCTTCTGCGGAAGACACCATCTGCCGTGCCCACATTCGTTTCACGGCTTGCCAAAGCCGCTGGAGTAGCAAAGCCACTGCATGTCATTTTGGCTCCATGAATTCAGCTGAATCGTCCCGTCTGTCCCTGTTCGTTCCTATTTACCCATGTCGAAGAAAAGCAGCATCTTTGTCGACACATTTTTTCTGTCATGGCATTGGGCATGGTGATAACACAGATTATGTAACATTGCGACCCAAACGCCAAGTGGCTTGTCCCTCCCTCATACCTTGTTTCCTTTTTATTACTCGCACTTTCCCTCTTCAACGTCCATCCCTTCCTCCCCAGCATGCTCAGTTTCGGCTGATGGAGATCTCGGCCTCACTCACGTGGGCCGTGTTCTTCTTCGTTCTCAACAGAATATCCTTCAACGTTCTCTTGGGCTTGCTTGACTGTCTTTCATACCTGATGTTGATATCTATGGTAAGAACACTAACCATGAACCAATACTGGAGAAGTACTTACAATGGTTTATGCTCTTCGTGGGGATCATGTGCCTCGGAGTAATCTACGTGGACGAATGCCCTCTCGACATCACCCAGTCCTGGTCAAAAACGTTAAATGTGCAGCAAGTTGCACCACCACAGAATGATCTTACCTTCGACCTTCCGTTGCAGGTCCTGCGCAACGTCATGAGAGATTTTCAGAGCAGTCGATTCGTCCATGACAACGTCGATTTCGACGTAGTACTTTTGTCCAGCATGGTATGCTCGGCACTGCCGGCGGTTAGGCGGCTCCAACACTCGCGGTGACAGGATGCTTACAGTATCGACTTTGAGGATCCGAGTGTCATGGGTCATTGCCATGTAGATCAGCTTGGAGACGAAATCCCTTGGTGCCGACTTGCCAACCAGAAGCCAGACCTGATCGAAAGCATTCGAAACCCAAGAAAACAGAATGAGCAGTGCGATGCAAATGGCGCCGATGGGATCCAGATACCACACGAATCGGTCTCCGACAACAGACATGATCAGGCCAAAGCTGTTGACAACAATGTCATTGCGGTGGTCGATCTATTGAGGGTTTCCCTTTTCAGCAGAACTCACCCACACAAGTGGGAGGGGTGGGCATACGAAGAAGACATGCACCGAGGGGTACTTTCGGTATGCGAAGCAGTACACCATCAAGGAGCCCTTGGCAAAtatggcgacgccgacgataACGATGGGCACAATGTGCAACTCTTCAGAGGCCCGTTGACCCTCGCCAAGGGCGCGGCCTGACTCGACCTGGGCTCCAGATCAGCGTCTCAAACGACCCAGTCACACGGCTCTTGGCAACTTACCAGAAGCTGAATGGCAACTGTGGTCATCAGAGCACAAAATAAGATGATACCTATCGTCTCGATCCTGGTTCGTCCCTATTATTCCCTCCCCTGTCAGACACTCGAATATGTCTCGCCAAGGTGTAGCGATAACTTACCACGGGATATTTGTATATACTCGGACGAgccgccatcctcgacgtGATCAGCATAACAAAGGACGAGACTAGATCCATCTGGGCGCCGTATCGTGGTCAACCTCTAAAGTAATGCCGCATCGGAGAGAACGGGTCTACTAACGAAAGCGTCGGCTGCAGTGGCAAATAGCTGGATTACATTGGTCAACAAAGGCCAAGGGGATACGATTTCCGGTGCGTATTTACCGATAGAGATCCGGTTGAGACGGCAGCATAGAGTTGGATGACAAACAGGCAAAAGTTGGCTGTGAAGGAAGCGTTGACGGCGAATTTGATTTTAGGGCCCATCCGCGCATCTTCGGCGACTTGTTGTctttcctcgtcttcggcaccAAGAAACTGGTCAATGAGCACATTTTGTCTGTTGTAAAACTTCTTCAGCTTTCTCTTGTTGCCCTTCGGATGTTCGATGGCCATCTGCTTTTTGGAGACATTGTCACGACGGTGTCGACCAAAGTCGTAGGGGTCCGGCCGGTAGGTATCAACGGCGGAAACATCTGCGTCGTCAACGTTGGAGTAAGGTCCTTTGTATGAGGTTCCAACGATCTCGTTCTTGTTGGCTGTGTTGTTCGAGGTGGACTCGAACTGTTCTTCGGCAGCAAGCTCGCCGTCCGTGCCGGAAACTGGAGCCGTCGAGATGACGTCTGTATTGACTTCAAGGTGTTCGTTGAGTTCCTTGTTCGCCTCACCGTTCGAATTACTTTCTACGTGAGCGACAAAGTTTCCTCGGGCTGAGGCGGCTGAAGCGACGGTCAGTGAAGGCTACCTGGTCCGTTGTCAAGTGGGACGAAGCATTGGCAGGCGGTGGTCGATTGGCAAGACAAGGCAAGCCGATGCGAGTGGCAGTGTTGCACGCCTTTGCGACTCGCGGGTTGTGATGAACTAGCTTCCGGGGAGGACAGGCGAGGCGAAGAGTGCTTGGTGGAAGAGAGGGCAAGGGGTGTGGCCATAAAAGAGATTGAGCTGAAGCCCACGTACCAGAAGATGGGTGGCCGCCGTCCCGAGACTCGCGTGGAGCATGCATTTTTTGAGAATTATCGGGCTGGGTTCGTCCGTGGTGAATGGGAACGGAGAAGGAAGGCAGTGATGTGATTAGAAATTGGCAGTCATATATCTAACAATCATGGCTTCCTGCGTCCTCTTCTTGTCAtgcctccttctccctctaAGTTGTCCCGGGGGGGAAACAAGCTGTTGCAGAGCCGGCCCCTTACATGCTCGACTTCAGAGGACAGTCGCAAGCTCACTACCAATGAGTGAATGGCGACCTTGGTTTAATGCATCCTAATGGGGCTGGAACGTGAGAGGGGAAACGAAACTCTGGATTGGCGGCAGAAAGATTCAAAGCTAGGAGGCTTCTCGCTCGTTTCCTGGTATTCTTACTCCACCGTTCGGCCATTTGactggcgacgacgacgatgatgatgatgatggcgcaCGAGGTTCGTTGCTCAGGAGGCATCTATTTGCGTCTTCCTGGCCGAGACAGGTGGTGTCGGGTTGACTTACAAGTGTGAGCGAGGGTACTGTCGCAGTCGGTAAGCAGAGCCGGGGGTGCAGAAGGCCACGTTGGTCGTGGCTTCGAGACAAAACGGCAGAGATGCCCCTGGTAGTGAGAGCCACTGAGCGACAG belongs to Colletotrichum higginsianum IMI 349063 chromosome 5, whole genome shotgun sequence and includes:
- a CDS encoding 50s ribosomal protein 27 — protein: MRPSPILQVLKYKHLRLTTKDVNKGFYKGNRTGAMGRHTKFGGYVIEWHKVRTYVVPEGLKDTKLTPFVSDAVRPMKGTYPTKEGPRSPQLYLDTWKQQNGLD
- a CDS encoding Cation efflux family protein; amino-acid sequence: MDLVSSFVMLITSRMAARPSIYKYPVGRTRIETIGIILFCALMTTVAIQLLVESGRALGEGQRASEELHIVPIVIVGVAIFAKGSLMVYCFAYRKYPSVHVFFIDHRNDIVVNSFGLIMSVVGDRFVWYLDPIGAICIALLILFSWVSNAFDQVWLLVGKSAPRDFVSKLIYMAMTHDTRILKVDTVSILSPRVLEPPNRRQCRAYHAGQKYYVEIDVVMDESTALKISHDVAQDLQRKVEGLGDVERAFVHVDYSEAHDPHEEHKPLYERQSSKPKRTLKDILLRTKKNTAHVSEAEISISRN
- a CDS encoding Cation efflux family protein, translating into MHAPRESRDGGHPSSAASARGNFVAHVESNSNGEANKELNEHLEVNTDVISTAPVSGTDGELAAEEQFESTSNNTANKNEIVGTSYKGPYSNVDDADVSAVDTYRPDPYDFGRHRRDNVSKKQMAIEHPKGNKRKLKKFYNRQNVLIDQFLGAEDEERQQVAEDARMGPKIKFAVNASFTANFCLFVIQLYAAVSTGSLSLFATAADAFVSRPVLSDAALL